In the Desulfofalx alkaliphila DSM 12257 genome, AAAGAGAATAAGATGGCGAACCTGCCTTACGGCCAGGTTCCGGACGGACTTAAACAAAAGGCTTTTGCCATAACGTTAAAAAGATTAAATAATAAATAAATGTTTGAATGGAAGGAGACGGGCACACAGTGAAGACAAGCAAAGAAATAATTGGTCTGCCGGTGCTGAGCATTGCTGAGGTGCTAAACCTGGGCGCCGTTAAAGACCTTTTAATCAATCCTGAGAGCGGTGCAGTGGATTTTGTGGTGGTGGAACCCAAGAACAGCTTTCATGAAACTAAACTCATCCCCTACCAAGACGTTGTTGGCATTGGGGAAGATGCCTTAACCATTAGAAATCAAGACAAGGTTATTCCCTTTTCATCCAGTGCTGAGGCACTAAAACTGTTAGAAAAGGATGTTAAAATTATTAACAGCAAAGTAATGACTGAAAAAGGCACCATTGTGGGCACAGTGAGTGAAATAGCCGTGGATGAAGATACGGGTAAAATCATAGGAAGTCAGTGGATACCCAATGGCCAGCAGCAGCCGGCAGGGTACATCACTGCCGACACGGTTATAACCTACGGGCGGGATATGATTATTGTAACCAAAGACTTTCAACAAGGGCTGACAGATGATGTATCTAAAGAAGAATTGGTGGCAGAACAAGAACCGGTGGCAGAACAAGAACCAATGCCTGAACAAGATCCCTTAAAATTCTTTGAAGACCAACAAAACCAGTACTTAATTGGGCGCAGAGTAACCAGTGCAATAGTTGCTGATGATGGCGAAGTTATAGCCAAAGAGGGAGATATTGTAACACCTGGAATAATTGAAATGGCCAATGCAGCCGGTAAATACGTGGAATTAACGTTGAATACCGTTGAAGAAAATTAGTATTGCCCTCATTGCAGCCACCTTGCTGTTGGGGCAGTTTGTTATCGGGGTTGCTCTAGCCACAGCCGTGATGAATCACCAATACAAAGGGAAAATTTTGCCAGGTACCACCATCAGTGGTGTTGCGGTGGGGGGCCTTAATAAAAACGAGGCCATGAACGAAATAATGCTTAGGTACCCCCAGCCAACTGCAGACAGTATTTTGGTAATAACTGACGGTGAAGAAGGTATTTATGAGATAACATTTGGCGAAATTGCCTTCGGTTATAAATACCAGGAGGCTGTGGATAAGGCCTTTCAATTAGGTAAAGAAATCTCTCC is a window encoding:
- a CDS encoding PRC-barrel domain-containing protein, whose amino-acid sequence is MKTSKEIIGLPVLSIAEVLNLGAVKDLLINPESGAVDFVVVEPKNSFHETKLIPYQDVVGIGEDALTIRNQDKVIPFSSSAEALKLLEKDVKIINSKVMTEKGTIVGTVSEIAVDEDTGKIIGSQWIPNGQQQPAGYITADTVITYGRDMIIVTKDFQQGLTDDVSKEELVAEQEPVAEQEPMPEQDPLKFFEDQQNQYLIGRRVTSAIVADDGEVIAKEGDIVTPGIIEMANAAGKYVELTLNTVEEN